The genomic interval AGTTGTGTGTATGCGTTTGGTCTCAAGTTATCTGACGTTCAAGGGAACCATTTTAGACGATGAATAATCCTTCTAGCTGTAGATCTATAGATGTTCACCAGTTTGCTCTTCAACATGCTGCCAGGtaatctctccctctgtgatACGATCACAGTGTTTGATTTCTGCCcgtgtttttctcttctttgcTCGACCTCTTTAACAAACGATGCAACGGCTCTCTGCAGTTCCAACACTTAAACTGCCCAGTGTGTCTGTAGGCAGACTTTGGAAATTCAAagttaatattttctttctttcttattcttttttctgTACATAGCTTCCAGAAACAAATGTACATAAAAACAtggctgttatttttttattatttaatgttggAAGTGTTGAGTACATTCAATATTGTTCTATGATTGTATGTCGGCAAAATTGACAGTTTTGAAAGTTAAATtctttttggaataaaaatTAACATGTCTACGATATTTTGGTTTTagtatgtttttggtttggtcTGATATCAATATTTTCAGATTCATAAAAATCCGATAATATGATGCTATATATACACTTACACTTATAATTGAAGCGTTTGTTACGGAGCTGTCTGCACATGAACATTGTCACTATTgctttgcattgtgggatatttaTTCCTCAGACTCCAGAGCCATAGAGGACGTTAAactcctgttttcacaggctgagaaGTTCTTTCAATGATAAATAAACtgattaaagtttttttaaatcagacaaCCAGTTATttaaatctggaaaaaaaatgtttattgaataaagaaaagcaaaaacaggACAGTTCCTCAAAACTAACACAGCTGACTCCTTATAACGTTTGGTAAAAGTCCTGCTGATCTCAAAAACACCAATAAGAAAGGAGTCACCTCTCCACTCGTGAAGTCAGCTAAATatacctttctttctttctttctttatttgtgtagAATAAACCACTCCGTTGAACCCAGACGACTGTAAATACAGTAAACGTAACCAAAAGTCATCAAAAGCTCACATCAGGTCTAAAACTTTGTATTTTatacgatgatgatgatgatacaaAGACCGCTGAACCAGCCTGATACAAAAAAAGTGCTGACATATAAAATATCCACTCCTGTCCTGTTGGAAACTTTCCTTTGGgttcttttaaacattttgtttttagtgttaaTTTATATCGTGAAAAACATCATGCCTTGAGGAGTTAGTATTTACAAAGACTGCGAGATAAATTTTCACTTTCAGAGAATTTGTTTCATTTGGCAAAAGTCTTAAATGAGACAAGGAGACCTGTGAAGGATAACGACCCTTAAAGgttattccttttctttttgataaaatacacacattaaatgaaaaaacacctcagaacaaaaaaaaaaagccacacacCTTTATAACACAGCTGAAGCAGCAAAGTGTTCTGCCAGTTATACCTTCGAAAAGAATCTAAACACAGAGATTCGAGTATTATTGTTTCTGTATTAACAATCACTTCTTCATGTTCAGTCTCTCCGGAGGTTATTCAGCCGCTCCTCCAGGTCGGCGTCGGCGTCAGCCAGGGCGGCTTGTGGCTCCACCTTCTTTCCTCCGGCCACCGACAAGCTTCCCCCGGTGCTCGGAAGATCTGAAATGAACACAGCGATGTTAcatccatgtaaaaaaaaaaaaaaaaaaaaataccagacAAAAAGGAGGATGTGTAGAAATCCTGTTTGGTTTTCTTACTTGACAGTTCGTCGGTCAGATTGAGACCCAGCTCGTCCAGCACTTGGGACACGATGGCGTCACTGTGGACGAGGCAGAGACACAATCATTAATGTATCACAGTGGATTCAGAACATTTGTTGGGCTAGTTAACACAGATTGTTGAGGGTCAATAAAGAACTCAGAAAATGAGAGAATGCGTTAAAGGGGCAATTTAATGATTTAGTGTTGCGCttccttaaaatgtatttaaataagaaTGGTCAAAAGTGAAGAAACATAAGTCATCCCATCCTGACTTTAAGTCGCTATTTTTAAGGTCCTCATTGGTTTCACAGTAAAGAGGTGTATTATGTAaaccaaccaggaagttagcatcactcgttccctcgacaaaaagcGCTTGAGTTTCAGCAATTCTCctttagtttattgtttatgCCACCCCAaatgtttatgatacttacatgtttttttcataaaaaagctATATaggaactacaccacggtcacatgacttcacgtctccaccACTAAggtaaaggaggactagtgttcgagtgaggacgtttagtcgtctcatttagacacttctttaagacacgtaaaagcttctgAATTCATCACCATTTTAACTAATTGTTAAATAAAGATCGTACATAAATGTTGAATGACCAAAATAATTATCACAGTCCTGTCTCCGGTCCCTTACctctcatcctcatcatcctcatcgcCCATGGCATCGTCAATGGCGTCATTCATCATCTCCTCCTTCATGTCCATGATTTCACTCTGGCGTTCAAACTCCATCATGATCTTCTGAATCTGAGGAAGTTTCAGCTGcggaagaagaaataaaatataagatgGTCAATATCAGGAGGTTTACGGTTTATTTCCattaaataatgtgtttcagTGATTTCTCTGACGGACCTGTCTGTTCATGGTTGCCATGGCTTTGGTGACGCCCTTCATGGCCTGAGCCATGCTGTTGTTGGACTTCAGTGTCTGTATCTTTAGACTGACGGCCTGGATGTTGGCTTTCATCATGATGAACTTCTTGACGTAGCGCCGTGTGCGAACCAAATCCTTGGCCATGATCTTGACCGCGTCCTGCATTAAAATAAGACACATTGCAGTTaggtatataataataataataataataataataataataataataataataaacaaatctCTTTTCTCCCTAAACACAAGTTATTTTTTCCTTCGTCCCACCATTTGTCCCTGTTTGGCCATTTTCTTGATGTCAGCGATGAtcttcttctcctgctgctccagTTTCTGTCGCTCTCGGTCCAGTTCCCTCATGGCTCGGTTGAGCGCCCTCTGATTCTGCCTCAGCATCTCCTCCGGAGTCTTCCTCTTCCCAAACAGGAAGTCCATCTGTTGGAAGAAAACAGAACGTCAATACAGTCAAGCTAAGTATGTACTTATGAATCAATTAGTAAACTGACAGAAAATGTTGCTCCAGTtgtgctttttctcttttttctcttattttatttctttgaaatTGGAATTTAAAGAATATTAGCACTCAAGAAACTGATTAATCGATAAGTTGATTAACAGAAAAGTTTGATAATTAGATAATTGTTCTCTGATCCcagtttctcttcttctctttgttcaATATCATGTAAATTTAAAATCTTTAGCTTTTTGGACAGTTGATCAAGCAAAACATGAGTATATGATTAGTCAATTAACCCCCAAAAATAAATGGACAAATTGATGATCAATGGTGGCTCATTCACTCGAATACTGTACACATTTGAGGTagttgtactttacttgagtgttTTCCTATCATGCCACTTTCTACTAACTCCACCAcctctcagagggaaatatgtatgttttactTAAATGTATTAATCTGACAGCTTGAGTTACTTTACAAACCAAGACTTTTGCtcacaaatatttcaaaaaagaaaatgaactggcaactattttgagtcttattttaaagtaaaacatttcatgaTTCCAGCTTCACAATTGTGAACGTTTGCTGCTTTTCAATTTAATACAGGTCataaaactcacctcttcaacaagtactaccctgagccttccacttagcacttattgtattcgtattagtttgttgcacttattgtattcgtattagtttgtttctacaCTTAtcgtattcgtattagtttgtttctacacttattgtattcgtattagtttgtttctgtacttttgctctggtttatgcttttagatgcttgtttaagtaatgagatgcacttatgacttctggtgactagtagttctcttgagtacacttattgtaagtcgctttggataaaagcatctgctaaatgactgtcatgtaaaaaatgtaatgtaataactattaatactaatactgataaataaataaacatgaataatttGAGTTAATAGTTCAAAAGGAGCTCCACCTCTAATCTGGGGAtacttttaagtacattttcctgattatactCACAGATAAGTTCAATACTGGACTTTCACTTTATCACACTGTGTTATTGTTACTattactttagtaaaatatctgtttactttctgtgtgtgtgtgtgtgtgtgtgcagtctgtCGTCAAGGAGCCGAgaagctgtttgtttcctggAACATATTAGTCACCAGTCAGTAACGTGAGTGGAGGCCTGAAGTCTCCCCGTCACATCTGCCTCAACCTCCCCCAAGAACAGCTCGACCAACCGAAACATTCCGACCGCTGTCTTCCAGGCAGACATCCCCGCTAGTGTGTCCCCCTCACCATGAATCGGTCTCCTCGTTAAAAACGTGGTATTCCTGACGGTCAAACGGTGTTTTAAGGCGTCTTCTGCGACTGGAACGCGACTCAAACgtgaatatttgttttctttcctgcaCTTCCGTGTTGCGGTGCCGGAAATGACGTCATCGCGTTCGCTTGAAATAAATGTGACGTTCGATTTTTTCACAGGGTCACGTGGTTCAGGCAGGAAATAGATGGGAAGAAACgttagctttcaaaataaaacccttttatttcataaatcagtgacattttctttaagGCTAAGATTCTTTAATTTAGTACAAGTAGGAAtgccacagtgtaaaaatactccatgaCAAgtgaaatgtcttcattttatattaatataatattgtgtgtatgtcttaatgtgtaagcagcattctttttttagatGTATATCCATTGAGGACAAATGTTTGTTCTCAGTATTTTTCTGAGATTGACGcatatactataataataaaataaaataaaagaaaagaaactaaaataaaaaataaatgaaagaaaagaaaaagaaaaagaaaaagaaaaagaaaaagaaaaagaaaaagaaaagaaaatattttcaaaatacaaacacGTTTTAATGTTTAGTAAGTTTTTAGCATTCTTGCATCTGTTGTACATCTGTAGCTTCaaggttcatttattgtcattatacaaaaaaatgcagttcCAGTCCATTTATgctccaaaagaaaaagaaaaaactatatATCCTGCAACAGGAGgaatttaaacttaaatttaCACATGGGGGTGCATGGGGGTGGTGCAATGGCTATCACTTGACATTTCAATTTTTACTGCAGGGAATCATTTTGTGCAAGATGTGGTTTGTTGCTTAAGAgaataacaatgtgtttttaaaagtttttttaaataaatgtatgaaaaataaaacagcttttattttgtaggtgAACGGGCTCGACATCCAGTCATAATCTCGCCCACTTTATCCACGTGCGTTTATCCTGCATATACCACAAACATGTCAGCTGTGGGAGCAGGTGGTCGGTGCTGAAGGTTGAAGAAAAGAAACGTCTCATGCATCAAACTGCGGACACATCATTTATGGATTAATGGACTCCTCAGGCTGAACCACGTTTCTCTGGACATAATCACCACTATTTCACCATGTGGGTATTCAGCATCGCACATCAGCACAGGTTGCTCCTTCTTTGGACCAGAAGATTGTACAACCATGCATCAGTCTCAAGAGTGGGCTCTCAGTTTGCCTCTCACCATGTCTCTGCGTCTCTGCTGCGTCCAGAGGACAGGGGAATCGAACCTGTGGTGAAGAGACGACGCAGGGCTTTAGATACCTCCAGTGTCCAACACAAGCCTGTTGTGTCAGACGGATGGAAGAAGCAGGAGAGGTCAGATCAGAGGAAAACGTGGAAGAAGGAGATCCCAGAGTTGCAGAGGCCAAatcagaggagggagggtgaCAGCAGAGTGTCCTCTGAGCTCAGGAGACTCAGTCTGGATGACTTccctgcagagagggagaagatgGCGGGTCAGAGGTCAACGCTGCACCCCAGAGAAGAGCACTATGAGGTGGTCTTTGGCATCGCCCCCTGTGTGTTGGCTCTCACTCAGGGTAGAAGGAAGGCGAGAAAACTGTTCGTGAAAGACGGCGAGGCCTCTGACAGGGCGTCTGTGTTAAAGGTGTGCGAGGAGGCCCATCGGCGAGGCGTTCAAGTCCAGCGGGTCAGCAAGAAAGATCTGGACAAGATGTCCTCTGGGCGAGTGCATCAAGGGGTGTGTCTGCAGGCGAGCCCTCTGGGATATCTCACCGAAGACCGAGACTCCCACACACAGAACAGAGGAGACCCCCCTATCTGGCTCGTCCTGGAGAGAGTTCAGGACCCGATGAACCTCGGCGCCATCCTGCGCTCGGCTTACTTCCTGGGTGTGGACAGGGTCGCCAGCAGTCTTCGCCACAGCTGCCCGTTGTCCCCGGTGGTCAGCAAGGCCAGCTCGGGCGTCATGGAGGTGATGGGGGTGTACGGATACGAAAACCTCGGGGGCATGCTGGAGTCCAAGGTGGCGCGGGGCTGGGAGGTGGTCGGCACGGTCGGGGCTGACGCAGAGGAGTCCACGGTTCCTGTCACCCTGTGTTCAGACTTCCGGATGACTAAACCCACGGTGCTGTTGatggggggagagggggaggggttGTCCCAGCAGCTGCTCTCTTTGTGCCAAACCCTTCTCACCGTCCCAGCCGGCAGAGAGCTGTGCCCCGGTGTGGAGTCTCTCAACGTCTCTGTGGCTTCAGGGATTCTGCTGCACTCTCTGCTGTCCTCCAGGAGGTCGAACAGACGATGACctctttaaagttactgtgaggaacattTGAAATGGTTGTGAATCAgactcagtttagtcctgatcctctatgcGACCTCCATCAggaaacgagaccatcagagagaagatcgtctgtttctatatagttgttcttaaagctcgtcatcggagccaccgggtcggattctgatGAAACcagttttctaaagggactctggtgatcagaaacactaccaacacaaaatgaaagttccttgtagtaaaaTGAAATATCTGCCTCTACTCAGATGCAGGGACACTGAGAATCTCATGTTGATATTTATGAAATCGGAtgtaattttttctttttgttataaaaatTCCAACAATGAATGTATCTAATAACAAGTATAATGTATGTATcagccatagagctccattaaaacacatcaatgagcttcactgtagtttattctgactGAATCCCATAAACACCGTCCTGCTGCTTCAAATACTTACATAAAGTatcaaatgtggattcatccgccgctgaaaatagtccccaacaaatgcactatttcttcctgttctgtgatgtttgctaaaaactacagtgcccagctgttttaggaagcTACTGagcctttttattaaaaatgtaactatgcATTTGTGACcagattttaaagatttaagtCTTCAGTAGAGTGGGGAAGTCTGAAAGTATTGTTAGACGGAGAAAACCTCCGTGTGACCCGGAAACGATCTCATGCCTCCATTTTGTTGGATGTCCCAATTCCTAAAATGCATCACGAGGAGATAGGAGGCTTGTCTGAGGTCTCTATGAGCGAGGATACACCGGTCTATCCTTCGCGGAAGTTGAATAAAAGAGGCTTGAAAACGGACAGATGGTGCAGCTGTGCCACACCTCATATTTAATCGCTGTTGCTCTTGACTCCTCTCCCCTCAAGTCTCTTCCTTGTCTACTCCACTCACATCTCCTGAGGGCGGGATAAAGATGTTAGGAAAGCAGCCGAGGAAAAGGAATAGAGGCTGCACAGTCTGTGAGAAATGGGGGCCAGTTTCTTCTACCGGGATTTGTTTACAGCAAGAGCAATGTGGAATACTTAACAACTGACTCgttcattaaaatgctgctctgTTGCTCAcgtgaaatataatattaaatatgtctgatactgtacttttttatatgctgtacagaaacaaactcCACCTACTCTGGGTTGTGAactgaagttttatttttaataaaatagcACTGGATCATATTGACTTCTGTACatcttctgtgttttctttttgtttctctcttgttgttctgtgtttgaGTCTCCTCACACAAACTATGGCTCGCACTCCAGTTCATCATAAAAGTGTTGTGTTCAGGACTCTTCAAGATCTTCTGCTCCAAACTGGGAGAACTATTTATTTCCGAAGCTGGGCACAGGTGGATTGTctattgtttaaaatattattgtaaatgcatttaaaaaacaagttctTCACCTTAGCATACTATGTCAGTAATTAACATTGGAGCCACCggaatttgatttattttattttatttcccgggaggctgtggcgtagtggagagcaaggtagttctccaatcagagggtggttcgatacccggcttcggcagtcgatgtgtcttaagacac from Anoplopoma fimbria isolate UVic2021 breed Golden Eagle Sablefish chromosome 5, Afim_UVic_2022, whole genome shotgun sequence carries:
- the mrm1 gene encoding rRNA methyltransferase 1, mitochondrial; this encodes MWVFSIAHQHRLLLLWTRRLYNHASVSRVGSQFASHHVSASLLRPEDRGIEPVVKRRRRALDTSSVQHKPVVSDGWKKQERSDQRKTWKKEIPELQRPNQRREGDSRVSSELRRLSLDDFPAEREKMAGQRSTLHPREEHYEVVFGIAPCVLALTQGRRKARKLFVKDGEASDRASVLKVCEEAHRRGVQVQRVSKKDLDKMSSGRVHQGVCLQASPLGYLTEDRDSHTQNRGDPPIWLVLERVQDPMNLGAILRSAYFLGVDRVASSLRHSCPLSPVVSKASSGVMEVMGVYGYENLGGMLESKVARGWEVVGTVGADAEESTVPVTLCSDFRMTKPTVLLMGGEGEGLSQQLLSLCQTLLTVPAGRELCPGVESLNVSVASGILLHSLLSSRRSNRR
- the chmp2a gene encoding charged multivesicular body protein 2a, with amino-acid sequence MMDFLFGKRKTPEEMLRQNQRALNRAMRELDRERQKLEQQEKKIIADIKKMAKQGQMDAVKIMAKDLVRTRRYVKKFIMMKANIQAVSLKIQTLKSNNSMAQAMKGVTKAMATMNRQLKLPQIQKIMMEFERQSEIMDMKEEMMNDAIDDAMGDEDDEDESDAIVSQVLDELGLNLTDELSNLPSTGGSLSVAGGKKVEPQAALADADADLEERLNNLRRD